A single genomic interval of Asinibacterium sp. OR53 harbors:
- a CDS encoding bifunctional ADP-dependent NAD(P)H-hydrate dehydratase/NAD(P)H-hydrate epimerase, with the protein MKLLSAQQCQQWDAYTMQHEPIASIDLMERAGLKCTEWLIEHKYNEMPLLIFCGKGNNGGDGLVIARLMIEAGAAVTVYILEYGSKGTDDFQRNLEKLHRLSKDIHFIQSPAVFPVIEQDNLVIDALFGTGLNRPLHDLAAALAEHINQSNAKVIAIDVPSGMPVDNFFADAPVLRAHHTLTFQSIKYAFLLPEYGSYTGDITVLDIGLMSSFLSTINATAELIEQQDAASILKQRDRFSHKGTYGHALLMAGHEGQMGAAILASKACLRSGVGKLTVLVPQEQLPVIQTAVPEAMALPRERGLPVFNGLAAVGMGPGMSFMKGTTECIETLLELYKRPIVFDADAFTYFEMQKEALPQIPVGSLLTPHPKEFDQLFGTSENSFQRHQKAIALSAEYPFIIILKGHYTLIAANGKGWFNTTGNAGMAKGGSGDVLTGILTALLAQGYEPLKAAKLGVYLHGLAGDLALEQQTMETLLPTDLIESMGSAFRNLKD; encoded by the coding sequence ATGAAATTATTGAGCGCACAACAATGCCAGCAATGGGATGCATATACCATGCAACACGAGCCCATCGCTTCTATTGACCTGATGGAAAGAGCCGGGCTCAAATGCACAGAATGGCTGATCGAACACAAATACAATGAAATGCCCTTGCTGATCTTTTGCGGCAAAGGCAATAATGGCGGCGATGGCCTGGTCATTGCAAGGCTGATGATAGAAGCAGGTGCAGCAGTAACGGTTTACATATTGGAATACGGATCCAAAGGCACCGATGATTTCCAGCGTAACCTCGAAAAGTTACACCGGCTCAGTAAAGACATCCACTTCATACAATCACCTGCCGTATTTCCTGTTATTGAACAGGACAACCTCGTCATAGATGCCTTGTTCGGCACGGGTTTGAACAGACCACTCCACGATCTTGCTGCTGCACTCGCAGAACACATCAACCAATCTAATGCAAAAGTGATAGCTATTGATGTGCCCAGCGGTATGCCGGTAGACAATTTCTTTGCTGATGCGCCAGTACTTCGCGCCCACCATACACTTACTTTTCAATCGATTAAATATGCTTTTCTTCTGCCTGAGTATGGCAGCTACACAGGAGATATAACGGTACTTGACATAGGACTCATGTCTTCGTTTTTATCTACCATTAATGCCACGGCTGAATTGATAGAACAACAAGATGCCGCCAGCATATTGAAACAGAGAGACCGTTTTTCTCATAAAGGAACTTATGGCCATGCTTTGTTGATGGCCGGGCATGAGGGACAGATGGGAGCGGCCATACTCGCTTCCAAAGCCTGCCTGCGATCAGGTGTTGGCAAACTCACCGTGCTTGTGCCTCAGGAACAACTGCCGGTGATCCAGACCGCAGTGCCAGAAGCGATGGCATTGCCGAGAGAAAGAGGATTACCCGTATTTAATGGGTTGGCGGCTGTTGGTATGGGGCCGGGAATGTCGTTTATGAAAGGCACTACTGAATGTATTGAGACCTTGCTGGAATTGTATAAAAGACCGATAGTATTTGACGCGGATGCATTCACTTATTTTGAGATGCAAAAAGAGGCACTTCCCCAAATACCTGTCGGGTCGTTGCTTACGCCGCATCCCAAAGAGTTCGACCAGCTTTTCGGTACAAGTGAAAATAGTTTTCAAAGACACCAGAAAGCGATTGCACTTTCTGCTGAATATCCTTTTATCATCATCCTGAAGGGGCATTATACTTTGATAGCTGCAAACGGTAAAGGATGGTTCAATACCACAGGGAATGCCGGTATGGCAAAGGGTGGATCGGGCGATGTGTTAACAGGCATATTGACTGCTTTGCTGGCGCAGGGTTATGAACCGCTGAAGGCGGCTAAGCTGGGTGTGTATCTGCACGGACTCGCCGGCGATCTTGCTTTAGAACAACAAACTATGGAAACACTCTTACCAACAGATCTGATTGAATCGATGGGGAGTGCATTCCGCAATCTTAAAGATTAG